From Primulina huaijiensis isolate GDHJ02 chromosome 15, ASM1229523v2, whole genome shotgun sequence, one genomic window encodes:
- the LOC140959238 gene encoding uncharacterized protein, with protein MVESHMSPVPIETTTPETASCSGGLRRFGDFRGIRWRIDLGILPSSFSASIEDLRRDTANSRRRYASLRRKLLVDPHVAKDGGISPDLVMDNPLSQNPDSMWGRFFRNAELERMLDQDLTRLYPERGSYFQTSACQGMLRRILLLWCLKNPEYGYRQGMHELLAPLMYVLHVDVARLLEVRKLYEDQFADKFDGLTFHENDITYNFDFKKFSESMGHKNGLENSSAKANSPSELDPEIESIVLLSDAYGAEGELGVVLSEKFMEHDAYSMFDALMSGAGGAVAMTKFFSPSPFVNSHTGFPPVIEASAALYHLLSIADSSLHSHLVELGVEPQYFALRWLRVLFGREFSLENLLVVWDEIFSRENTKLSKAAGLDVESNSGVLNSHRGAFISAFAVSMVLNLRSSLLATENATACLQRLLNFPDDITLVKLIAKAVSLQALALDSDLNSLQIQHDLYSSRTSVVARGHSLSLDLSSPRTPWKMVHESYWEEKWRVLHKEEESKKNGSSHQEVMKSKKGWSERVRLHLSRTESDPSPSIDCETMKSLMPSVKRSLLEDLARELGSDEEKEYVGSDEAVHENQVETKGQNATDQKLSSALSGAASEGNSSDYFEPQSIHGESDEENEQDRSSVASNSSVDENDAKTNDPESGGTNSPFTVPDPPIGHSPSFKQNEDSMEKSAMGAKRVKLLSGKFPWLRKFGRNANGGTFNRPPPPEVAKTSDSVSSGHEKDAKLVMADGYGDSCSTSHGDTVDQDAMVSLRNLGQSMLENIQMIESGLQLNRDQLGSPENLNNGFSSEGQVTATVALNELRKISNLLSQM; from the exons ATGGTTGAATCACACATGTCACCGGTTCCAATTGAGACTACTACGCCTGAAACGGCATCGTGTTCTGGAGGTTTGCGTCGTTTTGGAGATTTTAGAGGGATCCGATGGCGCATAGATTTGGGGATTTTACCTTCTTCCTTCTCCGCATCGATAGAAGATCTTCGCCGGGATACCGCCAATTCTCGTAGGAG GTATGCTTCTTTGAGGAGAAAACTTCTAGTTGATCCGCATGTGGCAAAGGATGGGGGTATTTCTCCTGATCTTGTCATGGACAATCCTTTGTCACAAAACCCAG ACAGCATGTGGGGTCGCTTCTTTAGAAACGCTGAACTAGAGAGAATGCTTGATCAAGATTTGACACGCTTATACCCTGAAAGAGGTAGCTACTTTCAGACAAGTGCATGCCAAGGCATGCTAAGACGAATATTATTACTTTGGTGCCTTAAAAATCCAGAGTATGGCTACAGACAAG GTATGCATGAACTCTTGGCTCCCCTGATGTATGTTCTTCATGTTGATGTGGCACGCCTCTTAGAAGTGAGAAAGCTTTATGAAGACCAATTTGCTGACAAATTTGATGGcttaacatttcatgaaaatgacataacatataattttgacTTCAAGAAATTCTCGGAATCGATGGGACATAAAAATGGGTTAGAAAACAGTTCTGCGAAAGCTAACAGCCCGAGTGAACTTGATCCAGAGATAGAAAGTATTGTTTTACTAAGCGATGCTTATGGAGCTGAAGGTGAACTTGGTGTTGTGTTATCTGAGAAATTTATGGAACATGATGCCTATTCGATGTTTGATGCTTTGATGAGTGGGGCTGGTGGTGCAGTTGCCATGACCAAATTTTTCTCTCCTTCTCCTTTTGTGAATTCCCATACTGGATTTCCCCCTGTAATTGAAGCTTCCGCTGCACTGTATCATTTACTATCCATAGCCGATTCATCTCTTCACAGCCACCTTGTTGAACTAGGAGTAGAACCCCAATATTTTGCACTACGATGGCTACGTGTATTATTTGGTCGTGAATTTTCCTTGGAAAACCTTTTGGTGGTCTGGGATGAAATTTTTTCTCGTGAAAACACCAAGCTGAGCAAAGCAGCTGGTCTTGATGTTGAGTCCAATAGTGGAGTTCTCAACTCGCATAGGGGAGCATTTATTTCTGCTTTTGCAGTTTCAATGGTACTTAATTTAAGGTCTTCGTTGCTTGCTACTGAGAATGCGACTGCCTGCCTTCAGAGATTGTTGAATTTTCCTGATGACATAACTCTTGTCAAACTGATAGCAAAGGCAGTGTCGTTGCAAGCGCTGGCACTAGATTCGGATCTAAATTCCCTGCAAATTCAACACGACTTATATAGCAGTAGGACGTCAGTAGTTGCTCGGGGCCATAGTCTTTCTCTAGATTTAAGTTCTCCAAGAACTCCTTGGAAGATGGTTCATGAGAGCTACTGGGAAGAGAAATGGAGAGTTTTGCACAAggaagaagaaagcaagaaaaatGGCTCGAGTCATCAAGAAGTCATGAAAAGCAAAAAAGGTTGGTCTGAGAGAGTAAGATTGCACCTATCCAGAACCGAATCGGACCCTTCTCCTTCAATAGATTGtgaaactatgaaaagtttgaTGCCGTCTGTAAAGAGAAGTTTGTTGGAGGATCTGGCCAGAGAGCTAGGATCAGATGAAGAGAAAGAATATGTCGGAAGTGATGAAGCAGTCCACGAGAATCAAGTGGAGACTAAAGGACAAAATGCTACTGATCAAAAGCTTAGCAGTGCATTGAGCGGTGCTGCAAGTGAAGGAAATTCTTCTGACTACTTTGAACCACAAAGTATTCATGGAGAAAGTGATGAGGAAAACGAACAGGATAGAAGTAGTGTTGCATCAAACTCGTCTGTTGATGAAAATGATGCTAAGACCAACGATCCTGAGTCAGGTGGAACGAACTCCCCTTTTACGGTCCCAGATCCTCCTATTGGTCACTCTCCAAGTTTTAAGCAAAATGAGGATTCCATGGAAAAATCAGCTATGGGGGCAAAACGAGTAAAGCTTCTATCTGGTAAATTTCCATGGTTACGGAAGTTCGGAAGAAATGCCAATGGGGGAACATTTAATAGACCACCACCGCCTGAAGTTGCGAAAACTAGTGACAGTGTAAGTAGTGGTCACGAAAAAGATGCTAAACTTGTTATGGCTGATGGATATGGTGACTCATGTAGCACCAGCCACGGAGATACAGTCGACCAGGATGCGATGGTTAGCTTGAGGAATCTAGGTCAATCCATGCTCGAGAACATCCAG ATGATTGAATCTGGCCTCCAACTGAATCGGGATCAGCTGGGATCGCCAGAGAATTTAAACAACGGTTTTTCTAGCGAAGGACAAGTCACAGCCACGGTTGCACTCAATGAGCTTCGAAAAATCAGCAATCTTTTATCTCAGATGTGA
- the LOC140958457 gene encoding pentatricopeptide repeat-containing protein At4g32430, mitochondrial-like isoform X1, producing the protein MLQEIIGSLLHQCANTKNFRQGILLHASAVKIGMKSDLIIGNDIVNFYAKCGCMNSAHQMFDEMSQKNLVTWSALISGYVQSKRPNLAIRVFSRMQEYFKPNEFVLSSVLGSCSVIQELKLGKQIHAQAVKLGYDTVSFVLNSLISVYMRCFMWSEALLIFYCGSVSGSLSLVSYNVAIAGLVENEQGEKGFEIFKLMRQRGLVPDHFTFAGLLGPVDRSYYNVSNCMQLHCAIVKLGLDYLAFTGNILIAMYSKFDFLEEAEKVFWSVEDKDVISWNTSITAFCRHEDNSRALSFFRDMVAENDARPDLLTYASVLSAIAGLASMRHGKEIHSHLIRTWPDWDVGVGNALINMYAKSGSIGSAQAIFERMECRNLVSWNSIITAFANHGLAENVITLFMEMMRMRLKPDSVTFLGLLTSCNHSGLAKEGLYLFDSMSKFYGITPNSEHLCCLVDLLGRAGRVSEAEEYIQKHHSGHDAVVLGSLLSACRLHGDVLRGEQTAARLLELDHITTSPYVLLSNLYASDRKWDSVAGARKMLRGSGLKKEAAHSIVIVKGSFEKFVIGDFSHSRMDEILNLLRTLSWRVDEELLCC; encoded by the coding sequence ATGTTGCAGGAGATAATTGGTTCTCTTCTGCACCAGTGCGCCAACACGAAGAACTTTCGACAAGGGATTTTGCTTCATGCTTCTGCTGTTAAGATAGGGATGAAATCAGATCTTATAATCGGTAACGATATCGTCAACTTTTACGCAAAATGTGGGTGCATGAATTCGGCTCACCAAATGTTTGATGAAATGTCGCAGAAAAATTTGGTCACTTGGTCTGCCTTGATATCTGGTTATGTCCAATCAAAAAGGCCTAATTTAGCAATTCGGGTTTTCAGTCGGATGCAGGAATATTTTAAGCCCAATGAATTTGTTTTGTCTAGTGTCCTTGGTTCTTGTTCTGTCATTCAGGAATTAAAGCTTGGGAAACAAATACATGCGCAGGCTGTAAAGTTAGGCTACGACACTGTTAGTTTTGTTCTTAATTCACTAATTTCGGTGTATATGAGATGCTTTATGTGGAGTGAAgctttgttaattttttattgtgGTAGTGTTTCCGGTTCTTTATCCTTGGTTTCTTACAATGTAGCGATCGCCGGGCTAGTGGAAAATGAGCAGGGAGAGAAggggtttgagatatttaagcTTATGCGTCAGCGGGGTCTGGTTCCTGACCATTTTACTTTTGCGGGATTACTAGGACCCGTTGATCGTTCATACTATAATGTTTCTAATTGTATGCAATTACATTGTGCGATAGTAAAACTTGGACTTGATTATTTGGCCTTTACTGGAAACATTTTGATTGCCATGTactcaaaatttgattttttggaAGAAGCTGAGAAGGTCTTTTGGTCAGTTGAGGATAAAGATGTTATTTCCTGGAATACATCCATCACTGCTTTTTGTCGTCACGAGGATAATTCAAGGGCTTTGAGTTTCTTCAGGGATATGGTTGCAGAAAATGATGCAAGGCCGGATCTTCTCACTTATGCCAGCGTGCTTTCTGCCATTGCTGGACTGGCGTCCATGAGACATGGGAAGGAGATTCATTCTCATTTAATTAGGACATGGCCAGATTGGGATGTTGGCGTTGGAAACGCTCTTATCAACATGTATGCAAAAAGTGGTTCCATTGGTTCTGCTCAAGCTATTTTCGAAAGAATGGAATGTCGTAATCTTGTCTCATGGAACAGCATTATCACTGCTTTTGCAAATCATGGGCTAGCTGAAAACGTGATCACATTGTTCATGGAGATGATGAGAATGAGATTGAAGCCAGATTCGGTAACTTTTCTTGGACTTCTGACATCTTGCAATCATTCCGGGCTTGCCAAAGAGGGCCTATATCTCTTCGACTCCATGAGCAAGTTTTACGGCATAACCCCTAATAGCGAGCATCTCTGTTGCCTTGTTGATCTACTGGGACGAGCGGGGAGAGTGAGTGAAGCCGAAGAGTACATTCAGAAACATCATAGCGGCCATGATGCTGTTGTTTTAGGCAGCTTACTATCAGCATGTCGATTGCATGGAGATGTCCTTAGAGGAGAACAAACTGCTGCAAGGCTTCTCGAACTTGATCACATCACCACTTCACCTTACGTTTTACTATCCAACTTATATGCATCAGATAGAAAGTGGGATAGTGTAGCAGGGGCTAGAAAAATGTTGAGAGGAAGTGGATTAAAGAAAGAGGCTGCCCATAGTATCGTTATAGTCAAGGGCTCATTTGAGAAGTTTGTAATTGGAGATTTTTCTCATTCAAGAATGGATGAAATACTGAACTTACTAAGAACGTTGAGTTGGCGGGTGGATGAAGAATTGCTGTGTTGTTGA
- the LOC140958457 gene encoding putative pentatricopeptide repeat-containing protein At2g01510 isoform X2 — MQEYFKPNEFVLSSVLGSCSVIQELKLGKQIHAQAVKLGYDTVSFVLNSLISVYMRCFMWSEALLIFYCGSVSGSLSLVSYNVAIAGLVENEQGEKGFEIFKLMRQRGLVPDHFTFAGLLGPVDRSYYNVSNCMQLHCAIVKLGLDYLAFTGNILIAMYSKFDFLEEAEKVFWSVEDKDVISWNTSITAFCRHEDNSRALSFFRDMVAENDARPDLLTYASVLSAIAGLASMRHGKEIHSHLIRTWPDWDVGVGNALINMYAKSGSIGSAQAIFERMECRNLVSWNSIITAFANHGLAENVITLFMEMMRMRLKPDSVTFLGLLTSCNHSGLAKEGLYLFDSMSKFYGITPNSEHLCCLVDLLGRAGRVSEAEEYIQKHHSGHDAVVLGSLLSACRLHGDVLRGEQTAARLLELDHITTSPYVLLSNLYASDRKWDSVAGARKMLRGSGLKKEAAHSIVIVKGSFEKFVIGDFSHSRMDEILNLLRTLSWRVDEELLCC; from the coding sequence ATGCAGGAATATTTTAAGCCCAATGAATTTGTTTTGTCTAGTGTCCTTGGTTCTTGTTCTGTCATTCAGGAATTAAAGCTTGGGAAACAAATACATGCGCAGGCTGTAAAGTTAGGCTACGACACTGTTAGTTTTGTTCTTAATTCACTAATTTCGGTGTATATGAGATGCTTTATGTGGAGTGAAgctttgttaattttttattgtgGTAGTGTTTCCGGTTCTTTATCCTTGGTTTCTTACAATGTAGCGATCGCCGGGCTAGTGGAAAATGAGCAGGGAGAGAAggggtttgagatatttaagcTTATGCGTCAGCGGGGTCTGGTTCCTGACCATTTTACTTTTGCGGGATTACTAGGACCCGTTGATCGTTCATACTATAATGTTTCTAATTGTATGCAATTACATTGTGCGATAGTAAAACTTGGACTTGATTATTTGGCCTTTACTGGAAACATTTTGATTGCCATGTactcaaaatttgattttttggaAGAAGCTGAGAAGGTCTTTTGGTCAGTTGAGGATAAAGATGTTATTTCCTGGAATACATCCATCACTGCTTTTTGTCGTCACGAGGATAATTCAAGGGCTTTGAGTTTCTTCAGGGATATGGTTGCAGAAAATGATGCAAGGCCGGATCTTCTCACTTATGCCAGCGTGCTTTCTGCCATTGCTGGACTGGCGTCCATGAGACATGGGAAGGAGATTCATTCTCATTTAATTAGGACATGGCCAGATTGGGATGTTGGCGTTGGAAACGCTCTTATCAACATGTATGCAAAAAGTGGTTCCATTGGTTCTGCTCAAGCTATTTTCGAAAGAATGGAATGTCGTAATCTTGTCTCATGGAACAGCATTATCACTGCTTTTGCAAATCATGGGCTAGCTGAAAACGTGATCACATTGTTCATGGAGATGATGAGAATGAGATTGAAGCCAGATTCGGTAACTTTTCTTGGACTTCTGACATCTTGCAATCATTCCGGGCTTGCCAAAGAGGGCCTATATCTCTTCGACTCCATGAGCAAGTTTTACGGCATAACCCCTAATAGCGAGCATCTCTGTTGCCTTGTTGATCTACTGGGACGAGCGGGGAGAGTGAGTGAAGCCGAAGAGTACATTCAGAAACATCATAGCGGCCATGATGCTGTTGTTTTAGGCAGCTTACTATCAGCATGTCGATTGCATGGAGATGTCCTTAGAGGAGAACAAACTGCTGCAAGGCTTCTCGAACTTGATCACATCACCACTTCACCTTACGTTTTACTATCCAACTTATATGCATCAGATAGAAAGTGGGATAGTGTAGCAGGGGCTAGAAAAATGTTGAGAGGAAGTGGATTAAAGAAAGAGGCTGCCCATAGTATCGTTATAGTCAAGGGCTCATTTGAGAAGTTTGTAATTGGAGATTTTTCTCATTCAAGAATGGATGAAATACTGAACTTACTAAGAACGTTGAGTTGGCGGGTGGATGAAGAATTGCTGTGTTGTTGA
- the LOC140958655 gene encoding uncharacterized protein isoform X2: protein MGCSLSKLDDEEAVQLCKDRKKFIKQAVEQRLKFASGHIAYVHCMKRVSVALREYVEGDEPHETMPGVISITPFKSEPKLSCKVSYFQSSGNPSVSVEERPPQSPETFRVKAYSPVHHFGMEGIFEFQSSPINSSSFHYSPNSRPDYYPPLSQTSQWDFFWNPFSSLDYYSYPSKNIFDQINIEDENKKLWQVQEEEGMPELEEETAQEGIDNTTSKKVKERCKVNESDDRDKADAEVTEELEINKPKQGSQSNENQSIEVAKSQNIGRISTEENMVAGCELKEETPGYTAYVDRRPTSMSEVMKDLEDQFMALCTAAKEVSSILETSRAKYSTSANDLTALKMLNPVAFFRSTSSRLSMPRFLDDTSTSKYDERLYAWEKKLYQEVREGARVRMAYEKKCTQLRNQEMKGEGRCFVDKTRDAIRDLQTRMKISVHSVEAVSKRIETLRDEELEPQILELVRGLARMWEVMAECHQLQKRTIDEAKILLARTPSKPARNEKYTIMPPSEWHNLHQSAANLEEELRNWRSCFDMWVVSQRSYVHALAGWLLCCIRADKNSEKQPFSSQMSLGAPPIFGTCIQWSEVLDTIHESSVLNGLDFFAAGLGSLCAQLQVDSCRRLGGSKKFGGAIVENKMEVVEADHFEDEEVAAKKMAEFASRVLYAGMSVSVTSLTEFAVSSAEKYADLVKQRENKIQPRMQSGL, encoded by the exons ATGGGATGTTCTCTATCGAAGTTGGATGACGAAGAGGCTGTTCAGCTTTGTAAAGATCGAAAAAAGTTCATTAAGCAAGCTGTCGAACAAAGATTGAAATTTGCCTCAGGACACATTGCTTATGTACATTGCATGAAACGAGTTTCAGTGGCCCTTCGAGAATATGTTGAGGGAGATGAACCTCATGAGACAATGCCTGGTGTTATATCTATTACACCGTTTAAATCTGAGCCCAAATTATCTTGCAAAGTAAGTTACTTTCAGTCCAGTGGAAATCCTTCAGTTTCTGTTGAAGAGAGGCCTCCTCAGTCACCAGAAACTTTCAGAGTCAAAGCTTACTCCCCGGTACATCACTTTGGAATGGAGGGCATTTTTGAGTTCCAATCCTCTCCCATTAATTCTTCATCTTTTCATTACTCGCCCAACAGTAGACCAGACTATTATCCCCCATTATCTCAAACGTCTCAATGGGATTTCTTTTGGAACCCCTTTTCTTCACTAGATTACTATAGCTATCCctccaaaaatatttttgatcagATAAATATTGAGGATGAAAATAAGAAGCTATGGCAAGTTCAAGAAGAGGAAGGCATGCCAGAATTAGAAGAGGAAACTGCACAAGAGGGCATTGACAATACGACCAGCAAGAAAGTAAAGGAAAGATGTAAGGTCAATGAAAGTGACGACAGAGACAAAGCCGATGCTGAAGTTACTGAAGAACTTGAAATAAATAAACCTAAACAAGGATCGCAATCCAATGAAAATCAAAGCATTGAAGTAGCAAAATCTCAAAATATAGGTCGAATTAGTACCGAAGAAAACATGGTTGCTGGTTGTGAATTGAAAGAGGAAACGCCTGGATATACAGCTTATGTTGACAGGAGGCCAACAAGTATGTCAGAAGTTATGAAAGATCTTGAAGATCAGTTCATGGCTTTGTGTACGGCAGCTAAGGAGGTGTCTTCCATTTTGGAAACCAGCAGAGCCAAGTATTCAACATCTGCAAATGATCTCACAG CTTTGAAAATGTTGAATCCAGTTGCTTTCTTTAGGTCAACTTCATCTCGCTTATCAATGCCAAGATTTTTAGACGATACATCCACTTCAAAATACGATGAAAG GTTATATGCTTGGGAAAAGAAACTTTACCAAGAAGTTAGA GAGGGTGCACGTGTGCGGATGGCTTATGAAAAGAAATGTACACAGCTCAGGAATCAAGAAATGAAAGGAGAAGGCCGTTGTTTTGTAGACAAAACAAGAGATGCCATAAGAGATTTGCAAACTCGAATGAAAATTTCAGTACATTCAGTTGAAGCAGTCTCAAAACGAATTGAAACTTTGCGGGATGAAGAGCTCGAGCCTCAGATATTGGAATTAGTTCGTGG GTTAGCAAGGATGTGGGAGGTCATGGCAGAGTGCCATCAACTGCAAAAACGAACAATAGATGAAGCCAAGATATTACTTGCTAGAACACCTTCAAAACCTGCAAGAAACGAGAAATACACAATAATGCCACCATCCGAGTGGCATAATCTACATCAATCAGCTGCTAACCTTGAGGAAGAGCTCAGAAACTGGCGATCCTGCTTTGACATGTGGGTCGTTTCTCAACGATCATATGTTCATGCATTAGCAGGATGGCTCTTGTGTTGCATTCGCGCAgataaaaattcagaaaaacaACCATTCTCGTCTCAAATGTCTTTAGGGGCTCCACCAATATTTGGAACATGCATTCAATGGTCCGAAGTTTTGGACACCATACATGAATCATCGGTGCTTAACGGACTCGATTTTTTTGCAGCAGGTCTAGGCTCGTTGTGTGCACAACTTCAGGTAGATTCGTGTCGTCGTTTAGGAGGCTCCAAGAAGTTTGGAGGGGCAATTGTAGAGAACAAAATGGAGGTGGTGGAGGCAGATCATTTTGAAGATGAAGAAGTGGCAGCAAAAAAAATGGCTGAATTTGCTTCAAGAGTTCTGTATGCCGGAATGTCGGTTTCTGTAACCTCACTGACTGAATTTGCTGTTAGTTCAGCTGAAAAATATGCAGATCTGGTCAAGCAACGGGAGAATAAAATCCAGCCGCGTATGCAGTCAGGACTTTAG
- the LOC140958655 gene encoding uncharacterized protein isoform X1, protein MGCSLSKLDDEEAVQLCKDRKKFIKQAVEQRLKFASGHIAYVHCMKRVSVALREYVEGDEPHETMPGVISITPFKSEPKLSCKVSYFQSSGNPSVSVEERPPQSPETFRVKAYSPVHHFGMEGIFEFQSSPINSSSFHYSPNSRPDYYPPLSQTSQWDFFWNPFSSLDYYSYPSKNIFDQINIEDENKKLWQVQEEEGMPELEEETAQEGIDNTTSKKVKERCKVNESDDRDKADAEVTEELEINKPKQGSQSNENQSIEVAKSQNIGRISTEENMVAGCELKEETPGYTAYVDRRPTSMSEVMKDLEDQFMALCTAAKEVSSILETSRAKYSTSANDLTALKMLNPVAFFRSTSSRLSMPRFLDDTSTSKYDERYESSSDLSEESCMFSESHQSTLNRLYAWEKKLYQEVREGARVRMAYEKKCTQLRNQEMKGEGRCFVDKTRDAIRDLQTRMKISVHSVEAVSKRIETLRDEELEPQILELVRGLARMWEVMAECHQLQKRTIDEAKILLARTPSKPARNEKYTIMPPSEWHNLHQSAANLEEELRNWRSCFDMWVVSQRSYVHALAGWLLCCIRADKNSEKQPFSSQMSLGAPPIFGTCIQWSEVLDTIHESSVLNGLDFFAAGLGSLCAQLQVDSCRRLGGSKKFGGAIVENKMEVVEADHFEDEEVAAKKMAEFASRVLYAGMSVSVTSLTEFAVSSAEKYADLVKQRENKIQPRMQSGL, encoded by the exons ATGGGATGTTCTCTATCGAAGTTGGATGACGAAGAGGCTGTTCAGCTTTGTAAAGATCGAAAAAAGTTCATTAAGCAAGCTGTCGAACAAAGATTGAAATTTGCCTCAGGACACATTGCTTATGTACATTGCATGAAACGAGTTTCAGTGGCCCTTCGAGAATATGTTGAGGGAGATGAACCTCATGAGACAATGCCTGGTGTTATATCTATTACACCGTTTAAATCTGAGCCCAAATTATCTTGCAAAGTAAGTTACTTTCAGTCCAGTGGAAATCCTTCAGTTTCTGTTGAAGAGAGGCCTCCTCAGTCACCAGAAACTTTCAGAGTCAAAGCTTACTCCCCGGTACATCACTTTGGAATGGAGGGCATTTTTGAGTTCCAATCCTCTCCCATTAATTCTTCATCTTTTCATTACTCGCCCAACAGTAGACCAGACTATTATCCCCCATTATCTCAAACGTCTCAATGGGATTTCTTTTGGAACCCCTTTTCTTCACTAGATTACTATAGCTATCCctccaaaaatatttttgatcagATAAATATTGAGGATGAAAATAAGAAGCTATGGCAAGTTCAAGAAGAGGAAGGCATGCCAGAATTAGAAGAGGAAACTGCACAAGAGGGCATTGACAATACGACCAGCAAGAAAGTAAAGGAAAGATGTAAGGTCAATGAAAGTGACGACAGAGACAAAGCCGATGCTGAAGTTACTGAAGAACTTGAAATAAATAAACCTAAACAAGGATCGCAATCCAATGAAAATCAAAGCATTGAAGTAGCAAAATCTCAAAATATAGGTCGAATTAGTACCGAAGAAAACATGGTTGCTGGTTGTGAATTGAAAGAGGAAACGCCTGGATATACAGCTTATGTTGACAGGAGGCCAACAAGTATGTCAGAAGTTATGAAAGATCTTGAAGATCAGTTCATGGCTTTGTGTACGGCAGCTAAGGAGGTGTCTTCCATTTTGGAAACCAGCAGAGCCAAGTATTCAACATCTGCAAATGATCTCACAG CTTTGAAAATGTTGAATCCAGTTGCTTTCTTTAGGTCAACTTCATCTCGCTTATCAATGCCAAGATTTTTAGACGATACATCCACTTCAAAATACGATGAAAGGTATGAAAGTAGCAGCGACTTATCTGAGGAGTCCTGTATGTTTTCTGAGAGTCATCAATCTACACTCAACAGGTTATATGCTTGGGAAAAGAAACTTTACCAAGAAGTTAGA GAGGGTGCACGTGTGCGGATGGCTTATGAAAAGAAATGTACACAGCTCAGGAATCAAGAAATGAAAGGAGAAGGCCGTTGTTTTGTAGACAAAACAAGAGATGCCATAAGAGATTTGCAAACTCGAATGAAAATTTCAGTACATTCAGTTGAAGCAGTCTCAAAACGAATTGAAACTTTGCGGGATGAAGAGCTCGAGCCTCAGATATTGGAATTAGTTCGTGG GTTAGCAAGGATGTGGGAGGTCATGGCAGAGTGCCATCAACTGCAAAAACGAACAATAGATGAAGCCAAGATATTACTTGCTAGAACACCTTCAAAACCTGCAAGAAACGAGAAATACACAATAATGCCACCATCCGAGTGGCATAATCTACATCAATCAGCTGCTAACCTTGAGGAAGAGCTCAGAAACTGGCGATCCTGCTTTGACATGTGGGTCGTTTCTCAACGATCATATGTTCATGCATTAGCAGGATGGCTCTTGTGTTGCATTCGCGCAgataaaaattcagaaaaacaACCATTCTCGTCTCAAATGTCTTTAGGGGCTCCACCAATATTTGGAACATGCATTCAATGGTCCGAAGTTTTGGACACCATACATGAATCATCGGTGCTTAACGGACTCGATTTTTTTGCAGCAGGTCTAGGCTCGTTGTGTGCACAACTTCAGGTAGATTCGTGTCGTCGTTTAGGAGGCTCCAAGAAGTTTGGAGGGGCAATTGTAGAGAACAAAATGGAGGTGGTGGAGGCAGATCATTTTGAAGATGAAGAAGTGGCAGCAAAAAAAATGGCTGAATTTGCTTCAAGAGTTCTGTATGCCGGAATGTCGGTTTCTGTAACCTCACTGACTGAATTTGCTGTTAGTTCAGCTGAAAAATATGCAGATCTGGTCAAGCAACGGGAGAATAAAATCCAGCCGCGTATGCAGTCAGGACTTTAG
- the LOC140958463 gene encoding large ribosomal subunit protein P3-like gives MGVFTFVCRESGSEWSAKQLNGDLEASADCTFALQRKLVQAAVAVDSSGGVQSSFSYVTHSSAVFQVIVGCGGGGGAFIGGGGGGGGAAAAAASGGGAAAEAPPAEEKKEEKEESDDDMGFSLFD, from the exons ATGGGAGTCTTTACGTTCGTGTGTAGAGAATCCGGCTCCGAGTGGTCGGCTAAGCAGCTCAACGGCGATCTGGAGGCTTCGGCCGATTGCACTTTCGCTCTCCAACGTAAGCTCGTTCAAGCCGCCGTCGCAGTTGACTCCTCCGGCGGTGTCCAATCTTCATTCTCCTACGTAACTCATTCCTCCGCGGTTTTCCAG GTGATTGTAGGTTGCGGTGGAGGTGGCGGTGCATTCAttggtggaggtggaggtggaggtggagctGCGGCTGCTGCTGCTTCTGGTGGTGGCGCAGCTGCTGAGGCACCTCCAGCCGAGGAAAAGAAAGAAGAGAAGGAGGAGAGTGATGATGACATGGGATTCTCACTTTTTGATTAG